From the Triticum urartu cultivar G1812 chromosome 4, Tu2.1, whole genome shotgun sequence genome, the window TGACCACTAATAAACTTATTACAAAACAAGGAATCCTATAATTATGCAACTAACATTAttgactactccctccgttccaaaatagatgactcaactttgtactaactttaatacaaagttgggtcatctattttggaacggagggagtaccaggTAACGTTCCAACTAAATGATATGAGATGTCTAAAGTGTCTAACAGTCCATGATCATAACAGCAAGTCTAACAGTGGTCACACAATTACAGAAACAAACATATTATGCCATAATATACGAATCACACAGCTAGCCAGTCACACTTCAGGGAATAAGATAAAAAATACAGCATTTTAAGCTATAGTATATCACTTGGGCTCAAATTTTGCAAGTATGGGACAGCACAAGCACACCAAAGTATTCAACCTGTGTATTCCTGCTTGCCTTGATACCAAAATTGCAAAAGCATTGTTGTCCTCCTAATATCCCCTAAACAAGCATTGATAAAATACTTCAATTGAGGAGCAGTGACGTCCACTCCCTCAGATTTACAGATCTGCGCAGAGTTAGGATATAGTCAACTTTCAAGTCAGACAAGTGACATAAGTTTTCATCCACAAAATAATTCTTTACCATGCCAACATGTGAAAGTAGCTCTCCGGATGATGGGTATTTGAAATCCAAAACTAGCTGATCCAAGAGATGAGGCAAAGCTGGATCCTTCTCTTCACAAAACAAGTGTAATGAATAACAAACACTTTAGTATATAACATCAAATGAGACTGTAAAAGATGAATAGAGAAATGCAAAATCCTGAAGGCAAAAAGGCTCACTGTTGCTGGTCAGTATAATTGGCCATCTTGTAGTCTCTGCAATCTTAAGTATGGTCGAAATAAATCCACGATCCTCATCAAAGACAGTATCCACATCCTCAAATAGGATAAGTGTCTTGTTAATAACTTGTTTAGGGGCTTCATCACTCAGCTTTGAACTTGAGTAGCATTTTACAGGTAGCATATGCTCATCATCGTTAGATGCTTTTCTTGTAGAGCAGGATGCCGAATGCTTGTATTCAGTCCTATCAGGTGTCTCTAAAGCTGGATCTAAAGAATCTATTCTTGGTGGAGTGGTGACCTCCTCTTGTGACCTGTATGGGAGACAAAAAGATAATTGATGTACGTACACTCTAAAAAGGCAGGCCTATAAAGGTTTAGACAAGAATGCTTAGGTTGGCATTTAAACTGCATTTGACTACATGCCAACTTGGTGCTTGCCAAAAAATAATGAGCAGAACTTCATATGATTATAAGCAAGTTCTCATTGGTTTTTGCATGTGCCCTAATACCATAATTCCTATAGCAGCAGATTTCGTTGTTGCTCGACAATTCTTTGAGTTAGTAGTAGTAGGCAATTTGGATGTGTTAGATAGCAATATCACCTCTTATAGTATATTGTTAGGGCCTATCTGTATATATGAGGTATGGCAAATTGGATCATCTCTAAGGAACAAGAAAGAACAAAAAGGTCATTCAGGCCTATGGTCTCATTTTTCTCCTTCTCAAGAGATGTATATACTTCACATATATTAGCTCATGCCCCACTGTAtaaggggtttcctgcatatTTACTCCGCCTGTACGTGTATATACTGGCCTATGGCCTCATGGAAATACAAGTTGCTATTCTTCATAACACCCCTAAGGTCCCACTTCAAGTCATCACAGTCCAGTATTTCCCCCGTGGACTAAGGTGCATGATAAGTTGCATCATGAAGAGAGTAGAGCTCGTAATAAAGGAATGCCAAGTCAATTAGACAACTATTGTCCATCATAAACAGGAAAAGTGAAGCAGCACAAGGTTGTGGAGAAGCAGCACAAGGTTACTGCTACGATGTGTACAGCACAAGTGTTTTAGGAACAACTTCAACATGCTGTGATATTACTCTAGAGGCGGAGATAAGGCAGCGGGAGTTCAATCCAAAACTCTTAGAGCACAAGATCTAGTCCAAGATCTTAGATAAGGACACCAAGTtatatatacgtagtggggtaCATAGTCTGGTTACAAACTAGAGGCGGGGACCTCTATTTATAGGGCTTTGGGAAGCCTTGACATCTCACTTCCACTTATGCTAGAACACTCTAGAAACATTACTTAAGATTCACCATTCTACTCATAGCTAGAAGACTCTAGAAAACAGTAGCTAGGGTttagaaaataaaagaaatactccctctgtcccaaaataagtgacatGGTTGTAGTTCAAACGGAGGTAGTACTAGACTAGAGTAGAAGTATCTAGAAGTAGCCAAACAGATTAGACACATTACTTAAGATTCACCATTCTACTCATAACTAGAAGACTCTAGAAAACAGTAGCTAGGGTttagaaaataaaagaaatactccctctgtcccaaaataagtgacatGGTTTTAGTTCAAACGGAGGTAGTACTAGACTAGAGTAGAAGTATCTAGAAGTAGCCAAACAGATTTGACATatgattttatttttattttcctcATCTATTGTTCCTCATCAAAAAGTGAGAACACGGAGAAGAAATTGGACATACCACTTTTCAAGGCCATGTGATTTAGTTGCTTCCTCAAACTTTTGCTTTACATACGCCCCATTTCTCATATCAGATGTATTtacctataaattcacacttttAAGAAAAAGTACAGGAAGCCGAGTTGTTTCTAAAAAGAAAAGCTGCAGAAAAATATACCTCAATTACATTGAACCCATGTTCTCTCGCACAAGCAAAAACTGCGGCTGATTTTCCACACTGGGAGTAAGAACAAAGAGATCAGACTACATCTAGGCTGTATGTCTATATATAGACATAAGGGCGTAACAATGCAAGTATACAATTTGTGGAAGGGACGATTGAAAAATATaaattactccctccattcctaaatataagtctttttagacatttcaaatggactacaatatacggatgtatgtagacatgttttagagtgtagattcactcattttgctccgtatgtagtcacttgttggaatctctagaaagacttatatttgggaacggagggagtagaacaTAGTAACAGAATCAATAGACTGCAAATTTATGTTTGTACACCTCTGTGCCCAGTTAAATGAATACAGACAATACCAATTGCTAGGACAAAATTAGTAGCTGAACAACCTACAGGGCTCAACCTTATTTTTTAGAGTTCTGATGAATAGCATCATATGTAAGCCTTTCCAGTTCAAACTAAGTTACTAACTGGATATAAGTTGCCATTACATTGTTTTAATATTTTAAAAAGAGGTGTTTCCTGTGGTAACAAATGGGAAGCTCTATACTGTTAGTGTCAGAGGTATGTAATCCTATTTCAATCTTTTGGTGGGAGTGGCTGCGTTTAGGATGATGCTACTTACCGACAGCAATTTCAACACCACAAATGTATTACTTATAGAAAATACTCAACAGCTTCAAAATAAAGTGcagattgattgattgattgctGAAAAGCATGTTAAGCAGTGTACAATGATAGCGACAGGTACTCTTGAGCATGGTACTCACCCCAACTGGTCCAGTAATCAGAAGTACATTTTCATAATCAGAAGCATCTTCTGAACAATCTGTGTCAGATTCATCTTGACAGAAGCTGGCATTGATGCTCTCATTAGCAACTCCAGTTTGCTTGTTCTTGTGGCCTCTTTCATCCCACCCTTTGAGCCATTCACTGAGAAACTTTACATGCTCAATATTTCCACAGACCTATCAACCAAAATAGTGGAAATCCCAGAACAAATATAAGCGTAATGTAGTATTTGTGTTTCCTAAGAGGCATGTTGACCCAAAAAGCTAATCAAGTACAAGAAACAAACAGAAAAGGTATAATGCAATGCATAATTGTCAATATAAAAATAAAATTTCATGTTCACCTGGGCAGCAGTTTCAGGCCGGTACTTGTCAGTCCACAGGTAATAAGCCGGCTGACAGCTGCTGCAACAGTAGATATCACAAGATATAAGACACTAGTTAAACCAACTCATTTTCTGTCAGTAATTAAGTTCTTAAGAAACCAACTTGGTTAGCATGCGGTATTACACTTTGATATGCTAACTAACCAAACCTCCAAGAGCGGTACTTGCAACGAATAATTAATAGGGCTATCATAGAAGGATGGTGAGGGATTAGGGTCACAAACATAGAAGGATCGGCAAACTTCTGCATATAGATAGTTTTGGGGTCAATATGATATTTCAGAAATATGTAAAGCTATAAACCCTTACTAGCCACACCTAAACCGTGTTCATGCTTTGTCTCAGATTCCATTCACAAAAAAGGTTGCATGATGCGTACGGTATAAGCCTAAATGACCTTGCAGCTTCATATGGACAATGACATGAGACGCCAATTGGAAATGGATATAATAATATCAAAGACAAAATCTAGCTGCTTGGCATTCATGCAAGTGATGGAAAGTCCATGCCTAATGGGATATCAGGAGAGCTCACACCCATAGTGTTAGCAGGCAACATTAGCTTAACAAAACTGATAAACGCCTACTGGTTAAAAGGTAATTGAATGACAATTTTAATGCTAGAATCAGCAATGAAATAAGATTTTTTATGATATATATCACTTATAGAAAAACAATTCAGCCACAAAGTTTGACTGTTAGTCAGAGTTTTAGGTTTAACAATTTTGAGTAATTAGCCAGCACAATTTAAAAATTCAGAACAGAGCAGTGTTCAAACTGGGAAAACAGAACCAGCAACTTAGGCAGCTGGCTCACTTACAAGACTTCACATGCAGTACAACCAGAACTAAAGGCACAAAGTGTATTAAAATCAGAGAACCACACGTTTTTGTCGAGACAGTCAGCTATTCTTAAGACAACAAAGCTGACAAAAAATGGGAGGGGCAACTTAGCTGGCCCACCCCAGTCTTGAACATCTGAACAAGGACCCTCCCTACATCCATCTCATGCTCTCTCTCCCCCACAGACTCCATTTTCATCCTCATCATCTTGCACACCACTTGCTTCTGTTTGCTGCCGTCGAATTTACATTCCCATGAGCCACTGTCATCCTCCACTAGATCCAATCGTCCGGCATAACAAAATTGGCACAGTATCGGTTGCACGAAACAGGACATGCTGGGTCAGCTTGTGAGAAATGGCTTGCTATCAGAAGCAAGAGACAAGATGTTTAGATGGAATGTAGTTTAGAATTACTTGAGGTTAGCATAAATGTGGTTGAGTTTTTTATTTGCATGTAGATTAGAGCTTGGCAGATTGATTTTATGCTGTAACTGCGTTGGGTCTGAGTGGTTCAAGTAGGCAATATCTAACACAATCTTTCTGGAACCGCACTTGATCTCTTATTTCCATCATCCATGGATTCCTTCAGATCCCCCACTTTGACACCATATGTATTTCTCTAGTTGGAACTTCTTGCCATAGTATGTTGCTCTAATCCTTAAAAAGAAGAGGCCAAATTAATAAAATTGATACTAACAAAACAACCTGTTCAACTAGTGGACCACTAGCCTTGCCTGCTCGGTGTCTACAACAATGTGTATAAGGCTTTGTACAATGCAAGGCGCTTATGGTAGGTGCTTAGAGAAATAGACCAGTTTTTCTTTAAGCACCGGTGCTTATTTGTAGAGGGTAGACGCTTAATTAGGCACCTCCTGTAGAAATAAGCACTGATGCTTAAGGAAAACTCGATTTATCTTACGAGCACCTCCCTAAGCACcttgcattgtacaaggcctaagGGGCGTCAGAAATAAACAACTGATATTtgttactccctctgtcccaaaatataagaacgtttttgacactatcGAAGGCACTGGTATACTATTGTTCTTACTCCCTCTGCCACATATACTATCAAATACTCAAATAGTATAATAAGATCCTAGATGCCAAGGAAAAAGAGCACAAAAATAACAGATATAAAAAACAATTAGTATCCTGATGACTGACACCACTTGAGCGGACATTAACAAAATGGTTTGCCTTTTTGCGCTTAGTCATCTCCAATGACGTTTAGCTCAAGAAACTATGATGTTAAGTTCAAATGATTTACAAAATCTCCAAGTTCAATATGAAGGCAAAACCAAGGTAGCTAGCAGAAAGCCAACAGTCTTACATACATTTAGGCAAACAATATAGGTACTAGGTAGTGTTTGTTACCCTTTCTGGTCGACTTCTGGCCTTCCTTGCAGTATCCTTTCCGGGTGTTTGTTATAGGAAAGAGAATCATGAGGAGAGCTCTCTTCATCAAGATGGATCTGGAATGCAAATGGTCAAGATTAAATCTAGATTAGTGTATGGTTGGAACAAGAAATTTAGTGGCTATACAGGTTGAGTAATAGAAGCACAAAGCAGGTTCATCTGAATGCTTCGTAAAAGAGGTGAAAACATAGCGTATACCACATCCAAAGAAGATAGATTGCTTTCACTTTGTTCTTTAGGAAAGCTAGGAAAATCCATTCCCAAAGCTGTGTGATTTGCAATATTCTGCTCAGCCAACTGATCTAGGCACATCCTCTTGGAATTAGACTCTATTGTCAAAGGTTTCACAAAGCCCTCAAAGAATGAGACAGGATTTTCAAGTGTATCGGAGGCACTGGTATCAAGAAAAGATCCCTCCCCAATTAGCCATTTACTCCAATGAATTGGTATGGCAGTCTGCAGAGCAAGAAAGGGAACATTGTCAAAATAATAATAAGAATACAGTTACAATCGCATTGAATAAACCTCATCAAAATAGACCACAAACTATGGGATGTTGTACAGCTAGATGTATGGAAATATGTGCTGGGCACACCTCCAATTGGTACACGACATGAACAGGCCAGAGTGGTGGGTCCCTCTCAATAGCACAAAGGGAATTTGTATCTTCGATATTGAATGCATCTTGTTCAGCACCTTTGTTTACTTTCCGGGAAGCAAAAAATGGATGCAATTTCTTTCCAGATGATAACATCCGGATTTCCTGTCAATGAATCAAAGAATATACATTTTAAGAAAACAGCAGGATAAACATGAAGTCGACTAAAACTAGTGCACCTGCAAAAATCAAATCCTCAAATATTGGATCCATAACCACATCACCGATATGGTGATAGATATACTGAGATAACAAGCCCTTATTCAACAATTAAGTCAATGAGGACGTTTAACCAGAAAGGAGGAGATGGTTTGTTGCATGCACAGCAGCAATCTTTAACAATGATAAAGACCATTTCTTAAGTAATTGCTAGTGTTTTAAGGTCTAAGTCTAACAAGCAAGACCATGGCCATACAGCTCAGATTACAACAAGAAATAAACAGAGCAACTAAGGTCTCTACCTCTCTGCGGCTTTCACTTGGTTGGTTACCCAAATTTTGGTTGCCTATGGAATCTTGCCAACTCTCCTCACATTCCCTTCACAAATCTCACCAAGTTTATGGCCAGCAAAGAGTCAAGGAATCTCTAGCCAATTTTCGCTAGCCAATGGTTGGCAAATTTTGGTAGGGCATATGCTATGGCATGAACCAAACATGCCCTTAGTGTTCAAGCGTTCTTAGTTTCACGAACTAGGGGCTGGAATAATATCTTTGGCCAGTTTGTTTCCATAACAGAGATTATTTCTTAGGGGTGAAGTCATCGTTATAAGAGTTGGAATGTATCGTAAGAcaaccaccaccaatccgtaaaAGTATCAGATGTTTTGCATGAGTACCATCTTACTCTACCCTCTTTCTTGGGATGAGAAAGTGAGATTCAAGCAGTTGCAAATATGAACTCACAACAAATTTGATGGTAGCAAGTGCCCTCGCGAGACAAGAAGCACACAGCATATCCCAGCAATGCAGACAATGATACTGGAGCGTACCTGTGCAGCTATTTTTGCCTCTGACCTTAGGTCAACTATCACCTGTGACTTATCTTCGTTGTCTAATACATCGTTGGCATTAGCCTGTGTTGCCTCAGAAGGCACATTATTCAGATCTATATCAATTTTGACAGGAGATCCTTCAGGTAAGGTAGCTTCAGTTTGACTGCTATGCAGTTGCTGACAGCCTGCGTGCCCttcataaataaataaaatattatTACACCTCTGTCAAAGTAGAGTACATGTTAACCAATAAATACGTAAAATCACAAGTAAATAAATATTTAGCTAACTTGTTCAGGAGGATATAGAACCAATGCACATAGTGTTCTTAATCTGTGAGAGAATAATACATTTAAGCTACTTTTAGTATGCACTATGTGACACAGCCTATGAAAAAATTGAATTTATATTGCAAACAACTGAAATATTATTCGACTCAACGAGTAAATTTTTCACTCTTTCAAACTCAATATAGGTGTATCATTTTTCTCATATGTCAACATTTGAGAACTTGGTACCTTTTTTTCTTCCATGGTATGCAGTTAAAAATCAACAGGATAGGGTACATTTTCAGAAAAACTAAGCCATACCATACTAGGATACACAGGCATAGTTTGATACAAAGGGGTGCTCGTATTTGATGCATAGATTTTTAAGTTTTTAACCAACTGTAAGCATAgggatgagagagagagagaggactaaCCATCAGGAGATTCCAACACCTTGCAGCGCTTTCTATTAGGCACCTTCCGTGCTGcatcttgatttctacctttccGCTGCTTTTTCTGAGGGCTCTCATCTGACATCCAACAAAACAAATATTCATCAATTCTCATTCACAGTGTAGCAAATAAACAAGGAAAACTTGACTACGAATGGGCCAGTGAAACACTTGAAGAAATGGCAAGAATATTGTATGGGGTTGACATACCAACCAAAGTAACTTCATCCTTGCTACCTGGATCCAACCCAGTTGTCTCTTTATTTGAAGATGGCTACATGAAGGTTGATTAAAGAAATCAGTATTTTGCATATCAGGAAAGATAACAGAACAGCAGATGTGCTTATTAATCAAATATATAGCATATAAGTTGAACCAAACGACCGATCTAGAGTCTGAACTAACACGAAAAGTAAACATAGTCATCACCCATTGTTGCAACTGAGAGCATGTGCATGCCACTGGTTGCAACTGACCATCTACGGGGTTTTTTCTTCTCTATAATGTTTTTGTTTGGTAGCTTATCACATTGGCAAATTCAATTTATCCACTTCAGATAATTTGGATGGCATGGACAGTTTAGTCAAAGCCATCCAACAGAGATAGATGGTAAAATTTACTGGTGGAAAGAAAAGAACTAACCTGTGCTGTATCCTTTCTAAACTAAACTATTCTCTTGAAGATTAAATGGGTACACAGTGAAAGGGTGGACACTCCTTAAGTAAACAGTAAGCAGAGAGTCAACATATTCAATTCACTTAGCTTAGTTATGCGCAGTTGTTTTGACTCCACAAAGAAGGTAGAGCATTAGAGGCGCCCCTTTTTCTCTGTTTGATTTGGGAAATGTGGAAAGTTGGCAGCTCCATACAAGTACATATGCATGGTGATGGGAAGAGACATACTTGATAAGAATGTTCTTGATGGAACAGGCAGCGCTACTAAAAGCCTAAGATTACAACCCTTCAGGTATGATACTTGCTAAATTTGTAGCACAAAAATTAGCAAGGCATAGGCACAGCATGCAAAAGAGAGGAGTCTTGATTGCGGGGTAGACTTATCTTCTGTACTTAATATGCAGTGCCTGTCATCAAATAAAAGGAAGGGCAATGTAAAAGCTTCTTTGATACCTAGGGGTGGAAAATGGATGTTCTGTTTTAGTCGATACTAAGAGTCCCTAAAACGCGAATGGAAAGAAAAAAACCAGCATTCAAATGAAACATGACTACTGTGTGGATTTTTTTGCTGTGTAGAGTGCGATGTGCAATGGGAAATGACGCCAATTTCCATATTCACATCAAGACTGGGATCAGCAGCCCAGGTACTCTACAGGTTACGTCAGACTGGACATTTGATGTATGGGCCTGTTTGGATTGCTACCAAAGCTGACCCTGCCAAAAAATTGGCTAGCCCATGCAATTTGGTAGCTGTTTGGATCTGCACCAAAAAATTGGCTCGCCCGACTTGCCCAGCGCCTCTCCATGTAATTCTCGCCAACGCGTGGGCATCACGAGGGCACGAGAAAGCTGCGCCAATATTTTGGCGCTGTGACCCTGGTTGTTATGGTGGGCCCTGCCGCATGCATGCAGTTAGGATAAGCCTTTTTTTGCTGTAACCAACCAGCGGCGCTTCTTAATTCAAAGATATGCGGACCTGTGCGTGATTAGCAACCGCATGCAGCAATTCTTCAGCATCCAAACAGTAGCAAAACGAAGTGCATGCAGCATGCAGTGTCATTCTTTTGGTGACTTCTGTTAACATTGATTAAATATAAGTTTTCTACAGAAAAAACACATCTAAGTATTGAAATGTATTTCTTCTCAATTTTGTAATAGATGCAGTTAAATATTTTTGGACTATTATGCCAGTTGGTCGCAAACCAAACAAAGCAACGGTCTCACTTGCCAAAATTTTGGAGGATATGATGGTCAGAATCCAAACACAAACAacttgccaaaattttggtcatgccCTTGCTTTGGTCAtgccaaaattttggtaaggCAAGTTGGGGCTCAAACCAATCAGCCCCTATGTCTAACGCTAACCTTATCCCAGACTAACCCAACCCACGTACAGTGATGTACGTAGCTTTAAATCCGTCATGCCAGCCCATTTGTTTCAGATCAAAGTGATGTAGCTTGAATTTCAATTCTGTAATTTAGCTATTATAGACACCGACGACAAACTTCCTGCCATGCTCATGTTGTATTAATGCGAGCAGAAAATTGGTTCAGATTCGTACTACCATTTACAGGTATTCAACAATATTCAAATTGATACTAATGTGGTAGAGTCACTACTCGATCTGTTTGCACCTCTACTTATACTACGTCGCTTCAGCCCAACAAGGTATAAGAAGTTATGTGCATTCCAAACTATTTAAAATTGAAAATCAGAAGGAACTTATTTATCAACACGGAAGCGGGCACAGAGAAGCCACAATTTCAACACGGCGGGCGAATTAAAGTAGTCCAGCTACCGAGCAAACACCAGACAACAGCCGAAACGGGGGCGAATTGTAGCAATGTAGTACCTTCCTGGCGGCCGCTGATCTCCGCGGCCTCGCCTTCCTCTTACCCTTCTCCGGCTCCTCCGCGGCCTCCTTTCCAGACGGCTCCTCGGCGGCTGGCGCGGGAGGGGCAacccctcctccgccgccgccgcccggcctgCCCGACCCAAACGGGAGCCTCGACTGCACGCACCGCCTGAGCCGCTTTGCGTCGGACGACGAGGGCGACGGCTTCGCCGGTGACGGCGTGGGCGTCGGCGCCGGCTCCTCAGGATCAGCAGATCCGCCCATCGGAACGGGATCGAGCGGGGAaccggggctagggtttggggcttGGGAGCTCGGAATGACAGTGCTGGGAGGGGCGGGAGATGGGGGTTGGATGGATTAGCTTCACGTTTTTCCCGCGCGGTGGAGCGGACGCGCGCGCAGGGGGGCGGATTTGGGCGGGCGCCAGGGGAGGGAAGAGGTTGGCGCGGCGCACTGCGGCGCTACGGTAAGGACAGAATCGTGAGCAGTAAAGTGAGTATCAGTGGTGGGTTTTTTTAGCTGGGGTATCAGTGTTTTGATCGGGCACGGGGAAACGAACTCAgatttttctctctttttttctggGAAGTGGGCTGGGAACAAGGCCGACGGCAAGAGCCATTTGGGTAGAAAAGGAAGGCTACACCGCGGGCTTGGCCCATTTACCCAATCCCCCTGGTGATagaatttttattttttttattttgacTGCTAATCCTGGATTGCCTAATTTGGCAGCAGTATTTTTAAAACCGTGGTAATGTAAAGCCTCAGGGTAAGTTTGGGAGCAAAGTAATTTTGAAGTTTTTAAAAGGGTGTGTCTaggtctcagtcgactgagacttaaCCAAGTCTCAATCAAgcgatatactccctccgttcctaaatactccgtctgttcctaaatataagtctttctagagatatcaacaagtgactacatacggagcaaaatgagtgaatctacactctaaaatatgtctatatacatccgtatgtggtagtccaattgaaatctctaaaaagacttatatttaggaatggagggagtataagtctttttagacatttcaaatggattACAACATACgaatgtatgtagacatattttacatatagattcactcattttgctccgtatgtagtcacttgttagaatatctaaaaatacttatatttaagaacagagaaaaaagaaaaactaaaaataTTTTTTTTTATAAATCTCCATGCAAGATCAAAGGAATATACAAGTGACTGAGACGTAAGACTTAGCAAAACTGTTTTTAAAACCGTGGTAATGTAAACCTCAGTATTCCAATGTTTGGGTGATGAATGCTCTATTTTTTTAAAAACCACGGTTTTATAATTTTGGTTTAGAAAAAGACATCAAGACGCCTTTAAAAAATATTGTGGTTTAAAGCTATGTGCCAAATACACCATACAGTAGTTAACAAAACTATGGTTTCTAAAAAGGGAAAAGCTTCTAAACAACACAATATTCTAGAAATACTGCAAAAATACTTGGCTGTCAAACACAGCCTAAAGTTTGGTCTTACCCTAACAAAATGTAATTCTTGGCCAACCCTCTTATATCACAGATCTTTGTTTATAAGAACTGTTTTTGCTATGCTGCTGATTAAAAATATGTGCTTAAATTTTTGTTTTGCTGGTAAGAGTAACCGGTGCCGTCTGAAAGACCCAACCGTGTGTTCAGACGTTCCCTAGATTCAATTATCATCCTGATGTACTTGTAATGTTTGCCATATTTATCAGCAGAATCCAAAGAGCAAGTCCGAGGTTTCACCTAAATAGTTGCCAAAACGAGTCGACCAATACAGGCATACGGAAGAATATCATGAAAGTCGATACTTCAGCATTTGAAATTTTGGAGAGTACATAGTAGCATGACAAAGAGCAACCATACATCATGGCTGGGTTGAAACGTCAGAACTGGAAATCCACAAGGATTTAGTTCGGAACAAGGGCCATGACTAGTTTTGACGACATAAAGCTTAACCTCTCAGCCATGTGTTCCTGTAGGACGAGTTGTCTCGCAGCGAGGCGTCATGTGGCTTGTACTCCATCAGATAGGTGTGTGGCAGCTTCAAGTGCCTCTTAATCGAGTCTCTTAATGTCATCACAGCCTGCAAGGCACAAGAGTATGAGTGAACAAATAACAGAGAGAGAGAAAAAACTTCTCACTGGTGATAACACCGTCAATTCCAAACAACATAGTCAAGAAGCATCAGGTGATGTCACAAACCTGGTGGTCTGATGCATTCCGATTCCAGACGCTCAGGATGTCTTCATTGAAACGACAACTTAGCACAATGCCACAaacatcatcactataatcaagtTGATCACCCACTAGAACCAGCACCTGGACAAATAAACAGGATGGGCGAAAAGAATTAAAATCTAAGCCATGGACAGCTGCAGGACCTATTTAATCCAAGTAATCCTTGT encodes:
- the LOC125552209 gene encoding uncharacterized protein LOC125552209 isoform X2 — translated: MGGSADPEEPAPTPTPSPAKPSPSSSDAKRLRRCVQSRLPFGSGRPGGGGGGGVAPPAPAAEEPSGKEAAEEPEKGKRKARPRRSAAARKPSSNKETTGLDPGSKDEVTLVDESPQKKQRKGRNQDAARKVPNRKRCKVLESPDGHAGCQQLHSSQTEATLPEGSPVKIDIDLNNVPSEATQANANDVLDNEDKSQVIVDLRSEAKIAAQEIRMLSSGKKLHPFFASRKVNKGAEQDAFNIEDTNSLCAIERDPPLWPVHVVYQLETAIPIHWSKWLIGEGSFLDTSASDTLENPVSFFEGFVKPLTIESNSKRMCLDQLAEQNIANHTALGMDFPSFPKEQSESNLSSLDVIHLDEESSPHDSLSYNKHPERILQGRPEVDQKGCQPAYYLWTDKYRPETAAQVCGNIEHVKFLSEWLKGWDERGHKNKQTGVANESINASFCQDESDTDCSEDASDYENVLLITGPVGCGKSAAVFACAREHGFNVIEVNTSDMRNGAYVKQKFEEATKSHGLEKWSQEEVTTPPRIDSLDPALETPDRTEYKHSASCSTRKASNDDEHMLPVKCYSSSKLSDEAPKQVINKTLILFEDVDTVFDEDRGFISTILKIAETTRWPIILTSNKKDPALPHLLDQLVLDFKYPSSGELLSHVGMICKSEGVDVTAPQLKYFINACLGDIRRTTMLLQFWYQGKQEYTERSNKCLSVPFSLDLDAVHSTVPRMLPWDFPCKLSETVCLEIEKTIHLAEEKKRQMELSEFEALELQITAPLTKGRSAVKTRKIKKSKLKHGHTTECNDISPCKNDLDDFDDAPDTSLLSDQQKARKKHGVVLLSESDDDQADVYIAKDARFTVPEGDLFPQPPEVPRIHGQGISNQFCFPSESRETFEITNSFQNQFESNLVGSISQICDTFMSQGVSCVPESSLAVGGVSASVSSDDLLSSMVFNGLSTFNNDGVCTTPMTALEDSNHARNLMSGSQKCMEDVVGETCEAYAESFGRNEQESCSTTGYQLMDECSRADSIWLLSGKKTNDCCKVECVQDTWNRLRRCCPVLPCETNHNRTASGALKLASSVSDLISESDLMLTRCYPLTNDILDPSSSPSAEPDDLSWYDKQLEMGSVYAQHALCVFSRDFQDKEDGSIDLSQELLFASTTATSLGKLISSGINSDDGYGNISHMKNPTSCISKGREQLVHLCDALLPVVPSKLSLSLRGPAFVDYLSSTCQISQLENLRLTESKVANKQRRCRQSRHYLSSAALSMSPEGIELLAQSSCFGERREKVIDQTIA